A region of the Stegostoma tigrinum isolate sSteTig4 chromosome 5, sSteTig4.hap1, whole genome shotgun sequence genome:
tggactctatttacaacACTCCCTGTCATGGAAAGGCAGACATCATCATCAAACACCTATTGCACGCTGGTAACgatctcctacaaccttttccatcaagcagaagatacagaagcctgaacacctactcaagcaggttcaggaatgcCTTCCTCCTGGCAGTTGTCAGACTGATAAATGGACTCTCTGGCCTCAAATAACCCTGATCTTTCCCAGCGCGTAccttgtgcaatgtaacctgtttaCCTCAAGATTTtatttgatctgtacatcctttgctttctatgatctgcctgtatctcctaaaaacaaagattttcactgtatttcagcacACGTGACAACGAACAAATCAAAgtaatttgtttcaaaatataattGCCAAACATCAATAGCTCCATGTTTCAAAAAGCAAAAACATTGAACATAttttcagtgtaaaatatttcTTTCGTACTATGTCTTCTTTTTCTTTAACATTGTCCTAAAAGCTGCACAAATACAATACGCTTATTACTAGCGGCTATCATAATAAAAAATGGTCCTTGAGTTTTATCCAAACTGTGGCCGTTTAAAATAGGTTAAAATATTAACTGCTCAGATGTACCATCAATGTACTGTCTATTCTAACTCCGATCCTCGAGTTGGGATTAGACACCGATGGAGATCAGCTGTAAACATTCTAAGACATGACACATCTCGAAATACATAAAGTGTCCGATTAGTCAGAGGAACCAGGCCAAACAGCAGCAAAGCGTCaaataaaagttttgttttgctgtggCGGTCGTGTTTCCTTTATCATTGAGCTCATTAATTGATCAGTTTGCGGTTTCTCCACGTGCAACCCCACGGTTATTTCTGGGTCCGGGTATCTCGGCCAAATATAAACATCTCGACAGAAAAGATAAATTTCAGTTTTctgaaattcaacaaaaataaaatggggAAGGAGAAGCCACACATTACTCTTGTCATCATTGGCCATGTCGATTCTGGCAAATCCACCACTACAGGGCACCTAATTTATAAATGTGGTGGCATTGAGCGACGGGCGATCGAAAAACTAGAACAAGCAGCAGTTCGGGTGTGATTGTTTCTAAAATCATTTCACGTGTTCGTAGAACATGATTACCTGCTGCAAATATTTATATTCGTGGTAGGCTTATCGGATTATTTTTATCGCTCTAAAGTTTAAACGTGTTATCCCTTACGGCTAATCAAACTTCTACAAAAGTAATTTGAAGTGTTTATATCTAGGTTTAAAGTTCTCGAAGCtgtttgaattttcaaaaaaaatgcacTCATTTGTGTAGATTGGAAAAGGATCCTTTAAATACGTCTGGGTTTTGGATAAGCTAAAAGCTGAACGGGAAAGAGGCATTAAAATAGACATTTCACTCTGGAAATTTCATACCCAGAGATTCTACTTCACCATCATCGATGCTCCCGGCCATCGTGATTTCATCAAAAACATGTTGACTGGAACGTCCCAGGTACCACTTCAATGCAATCATACCCGTTTCATAACGCTTCCTTTCGGAGGATCCCGTGAAACACCAGCGTAAGTTGAGTATTAATGAGTCGTTTTTAATTCTGTTAACAGTACTCACAGCTCACCACTactgagtaggccattcaaaccaCCCCAGTTCAtgaaaatactgtggatgttagAAACAGCGAGAGGAATATTTGCAGAACCGTTTTAAAGTATTCAGTTGAAATTGACGAAAATGTCAACTGTTCAAATCTAGCGTGAACTTGATGTCTGTTATAAATCTGTACCCTGGCCTGAGATTAGACACAAGGGGAAAAGTAACTGGAAAGACCTTGTTTCTAGAAAACAAACAATAGGGAAGAAGAAATGGTTCAAAACTGAAGGTTTGAACAGTCGCTCTGTCGCCAGCACTGTTTCTTCTCTCGAGTAGATGGCGCTCTCCTAGCTGTCATCCGGCAGTCTTTCTGAAACTGGTCTTTGTCTCTCCTCTCCCCGCTGCACTCTGCAGGCTGACGACGCTCTCCTCGTTGTCTCGGCCGCCCCAGGCGAGCTCGAAGCTGGAATTTCGAGGTCGGGTCAGACTCGGGAACATGCCCTTCTCGCTTTCACCCTCGGAGTGAAACAACTCCTTGTCTGTGTCAATAAGATGGATGTAACTCAACCGCCGTACAGCCAGAGAAGGATCGAGGAAGTGGTGAACGTCAGCTTTCATATTCGCAAGATCGGCAACAATGTGGCGAGTGTGCCCTTCGTGCCGGTTTGTGGCTGGAATGGGGAGAATCTGCTGAGCCCCAGTTCCAAGGTAGATGTCTTCCCTATATGACTCGGGTAAGCGAGTAACATTCATTATTTCAAAGCCGGTAAAGTTATGTAACATAACGCACACCAATAATTGCACTGAGTTGGAAGTCCTGATCCCTTTAAAAACCGTTGTTTCCCAGTGTCTAAGTGCTGACTCCAAGCGTATAGACAATTTTCCAAGTTCCAGAAGATTGGGTGTTCGTCGTACAAGTTTTTAACATGGCTTCtacaattgttttgttttttttgtagatGCCTTGGTTCAGAGGCTGGAAAATAAAACGGAAAGAAGGACATGCAAATAGCCAGGCCCTGCTGGAAGTACTTGACTCCATCCTTCCTCCTGGACGCTCTATAAACAAACCCCTGCGTTTGCCTCTGCAGGATGTCTGCAAAATTGGAGGTAGCTCCTTGCATGATCCTTGAGATCACAAACGTCAAATTGAATTCCGACTCGCGGCTCTCCTTAAGTTATAGTTATCTATTCCGCCCAAACGTTCTGCAGTTGCATGAATGCACGCATAACGGGTACTTCCTCCAGTTGAAGAGGCATTGGGGGTTTGAGTTGAATGAACCTCATGGCACCTGTCTAGCCATCTCCGTAAACGTAGAGCTTAAATAAACAAGTAGCAATAGCACGTACCTGTAGCCGGCATTTTTAACTCCTAAGATAAAGCATCAGAACAATgactagttaacaaagtgtggagctggatgaacacagcaggcccaagcagcatcccaggagcacaaaagctgacgtttcgggtctagacccttcatcagagagggggatggggtgagggttctggaataaatagggagagagggggaggcggaccgaagatggagagaaaagaagataggtggagagagtataggtggggagttagggaggggataggtcagtccagggaagacagacaggtcaaggaggtgggatgaggttagtaggtaggaaatggaggtgcggcttgaggtgggaggaagggatgggtgagaggaagaacaggttagggaagcagagacaggctgggctggttttgggatgcagcggggggaggggatgagctgggctggttgtgtgatgcagtggggggaggggacgaactgggctggttttgggatgcggtggaggaaggggagattttaaagctggtgaagtccacattgatgccattgggctgcagggttcccaagcggaatatgagttgctgttcctgcaacctttgggtggcatcattgtggcactgcaggaggcccatgatgggcacgttgtctaaagaatgggagggggagtggaaatggtttgcgactgggaggtgcagttgtttgttgcgaactgagcggaggtgttctgcaaagcggtccccaagcctctgcttggtttccccaatgtagaggaagccacaccgggtacagtggatgcagtctaccacattggcagatgtgcaggtgaacctctgcttaatatggaaagtcatcttggggcctgggataggggtgagggaggaggtgtgggggcaagtgtagcccttcctgtggttgcaggggaaggtgccgggtgtggtggggttggagggcagtgtggagcgaacaagggagtcccggagagagtggtcgtctctctggaaggcagacaagggtggggatggaaaaacgtcttgggtggtggggtcggattgtagatggcggaagtgtcggaggatgatgcgttgtatccggaggttggtggggtggtgtgtgagaatgagggggatcctttttgggcggttgtggtgggggcggggtgtgagggatgtgttacgggaaatgcgggagacgcggtcaagggcgttctcgaccactgcgggggggaaagttgcggtccttgaagaacttggacatctgggatgtgcgggattggaatgcctcatcctgggagcagatgcggtggaggtggaggaattgggaatagcggatgaaatttttgcagggtTTTGCTAGTATTTAAGCACTCGGCTATTGCACTTCAATTGAAGGAGTCAATTATGAAAGTTTTCTTGAAAGGGAATCTTAACCAATCCTGAAaacccagtttttttttcttgaagtcTCTGAAATTAAACTGATCACGGTTAAAAACTTTGGTTTTATTCAAGCGGGATATGTAGTTACCAGAGTTTTTGTGAAAAGCtgtgtccaatttttttttaactaggCACGGTCTTCAGATTCTCGAAGACTCCCTGTTCTTGACGTGCAGTTTTCCTTTTGATTAGAATTAGTTGCTAAAGTATAGCTGGGTATTCTTGAGTCTATATTAATTAACCTCGGCAAGTTAGTCAGCTTGCAGGCAAGCCTTCATTTCCCAATTTGACTGTCCTCGGTTGCCTGGTTTGTGCAGGCAGCTTATCCCACGTGCTTGCCTCAAAGCTAGTTATGGCTAGAGCGATCACTACAGCCATTAGGTATTAACACCACTTTATTTGGCATAACCACCTGAATTTCAAAGTTTCTAATAATCCATGTCTACCAATACCTCAATACAACTTCACAAATAGGGTTAAGATTTGTCATCTAATCGTGTGCTCTTGGAGCATCCAATTTCCACTTGTTGTCGTTTCTTCAGCTCCCCAGCCCAAAACACATTCTCTTCCTCTAAACACCCCAACCATAGTTTCTTTAAAACCTGTCCCCTTACCGCGATCTTGGTTCTACCTTTTTATCTTGTGGCACAGTATTCAACACTCATTTTAATGTTTAAAGATATTGGCTATTTTAAGTCCTCCgatttgaagcttatgaaattagaaacaaattaTGGTTAGGCAGTGATTTGGAACGCAGTTAATGGGCACTCCCAAATGTGACCAGAGATCCTACCAAGATCATTTTGGGATCTTGTGTTCTATTCAATAAATATCAAATTGTGTGGATGTCTAAAATAAGAAAACCAGCAAATGGATTCTTATTTTGGGGAAACAAGCTTGTCCTTGGGTACACTAAGGGACTTCTGTttccaggaatacagttcatTAACTTCATTCATTGCCCAGAAAATGAAGGTGAATAAGATTCTTGTCTCTACCAAGAGTATATATGGAGAATGTGGATAGTTCTGGGCACAATGTCTTGGGATTTGTTGACG
Encoded here:
- the LOC125451578 gene encoding LOW QUALITY PROTEIN: elongation factor 1-alpha-like (The sequence of the model RefSeq protein was modified relative to this genomic sequence to represent the inferred CDS: inserted 1 base in 1 codon) — translated: MGKEKPHITLVIIGHVDSGKSTTTGHLIYKCGGIERRAIEKLEQAAVRIGKGSFKYVWVLDKLKAERERGIKIDISLWKFHTQRFYFTIIDAPGHRDFIKNMLTGTSQADDALLVVSAAPGELEAGISRSGQTREHALLAFTLGVKQLLVCVNKMDVTQPPYSQRRIEEVVNVSFHIRKIGNNVASVPFVPVCGWNGENLLSPSSKMPWFRGWKIKRKEGHANSQALLEVLDSILPPGRSINKPLRLPLQDVCKIGGIGTVPVGRIETGVLKPGNVLTFAPVNLTAEVKLIEMHHEPVAEAFPGFNVGFNIKNVSVKAIHCGNVAGNCRNDPPIQTNRFTAQIIVLNHPGYIKVGYSPVVDCHTAHVTCRXEFKERLNRRSGQKLEDNPVVLKSGDAATEEFIPIKPLCVETFFECSPLGRFAVRDLKQTVAVGVIKSVDKASIAKKLTQKLV